DNA from Leptotrichia trevisanii DSM 22070:
TATAATTTTTATTTTTTTATAAATTTATGATAAATCCAGTCAACTATAATAGCAATTGCATTATCTCCAGATACATTTGCCGCTGTCCCAAAGCTGTCCTGTGTTATGTAAAGTGCGATTAGTAATGATGCTAATGGACTGTTTGTGGCAATTCCAACCATTCCCAGAAAAGGAAGTGCAGACATTATTGCTCCTCCCGGTGCTCCTGGCGCTGCTACCATTGCGACTCCTAAAACTAGGATAAATGGGAAGATTGTGGAAATTCCGTAGGCCATATTGTTCATCATAAGTACAGTAACGACACAGCTTGTTATCGTAATGATACTTCCTGCCAGATGAATTGTGGCACATAATGGAACTACAAATTCACGTATTTCGGGTGATGTTCCATTTCGTCTTGCACATTCCAGATTTATTGGAATTGTGGCGGCTGAAGATTGTGTTCCAAGTGCTGTAAAATAGCCAGGAATCTGATTTTTCATACAAGTAAATGGATTTTTTCCTGAAAGCCCTCCAGCGAATGTAAACAAGGCTGAAATATATAAAATATGTAAAATTATTACACAAATAAAAACTTTTAAGAAAATGGAAAGCGTTGCAAACATTTGTCCACTGTAAGTCATATTCATAAATGTTCCAAAAATATAGACTGGAAGTAGTGGAATAACAGAAGTGCTAAGCAGTTTTGTAATTATTTTTGAAAATTCACGAAAAAGGCTGTAGGTAGTCTGCCCCTCTCCATTGTTTCTGAGCCAGCTAATTGAAAGTCCCATTATAAAGGCAAAAACAATTGCCGAAGTTACATCAAACATTGGGGCAAGTGGAATATCAAAATAGGATGTTAAAAGATTTTTTTCCGGATGTTCTACTGCCGCAAATGAGGTGAAATTAAGAATTTTTGGAAAAATATTAGTCGCCATAAGATAAGACAGACTTCCTGCAACAATTGTGGAAGCGTAGGCTATCAAAGTGGTAATTCCAAGTAATTTTCCCGCTCCTTGACGTAAATCTGAAATTCCTGTCACAACAAATCCGATTATCATAAATGGAATAACAAACGACAAATATTTACTAAATAACGATGAAAAAGTCACAAAAATTCGAATAACTGGACTTGGTAAAACTAATCCTAACAGAATACCAAGTGTTATAGCGATAATTAAACGTGGCACAAGTCCGATTTTTTTCATAAAATTGTTCTCTCCTTATATTTTTATATAGTCAATCCCGCAGCCCAGCCTCAATATTATTAATTAACATACGGTGGTAACATTTACAGTTAATTGTACAGACGTAACAATACTGGGATTAATCGTAACTTTTGCAACTTCCCCGCATTACTTCATCTTGTAGGATATTTTTTCCCTAATATCCAAAGGTTTATGTTCACCTTAACAATATCTACACCTAAAATTTATTTTTTTATCATATTTTTATTCTTCAATTAAATCAATAGTCCAGTTTGCCTGCTGTAATCTTGTATCAGTTTCCCTGATTTCCTTAGACAATTTATC
Protein-coding regions in this window:
- a CDS encoding dicarboxylate/amino acid:cation symporter; this encodes MKKIGLVPRLIIAITLGILLGLVLPSPVIRIFVTFSSLFSKYLSFVIPFMIIGFVVTGISDLRQGAGKLLGITTLIAYASTIVAGSLSYLMATNIFPKILNFTSFAAVEHPEKNLLTSYFDIPLAPMFDVTSAIVFAFIMGLSISWLRNNGEGQTTYSLFREFSKIITKLLSTSVIPLLPVYIFGTFMNMTYSGQMFATLSIFLKVFICVIILHILYISALFTFAGGLSGKNPFTCMKNQIPGYFTALGTQSSAATIPINLECARRNGTSPEIREFVVPLCATIHLAGSIITITSCVVTVLMMNNMAYGISTIFPFILVLGVAMVAAPGAPGGAIMSALPFLGMVGIATNSPLASLLIALYITQDSFGTAANVSGDNAIAIIVDWIYHKFIKK